The following DNA comes from Micromonospora chokoriensis.
GACCTGGAGTACGCGGACCGCCTCGCCGTCGCCCGCCAGAACGGCAGCGAGGAGGTCTGGTTGACCTCGTCGGCTCCCGCCGACGTCCTCGACCGACTTCGCGCCCAGGGCCTGGTCATCACGGCCGATCGGACGACCGCCACCGTGCGACAGGAGTTCGACCGGCAGGGTGCCGCGCTGGCAGTGCGCTTCAACCTGTTCGCCGCGCTGGCCGGGGTGCTGATCGGGGCGGCCGGCCTGGTCGCGATGGCGGCGGCCGAGCAGCGTACCCGGGTGGCCATGTTGGTGGCGTTGCGCCGGCAGGGGCTGCCGCCACGAGCGGTGCGCGGGGGTTACGGGTGGCCGGTCGCCGTCGCCGCCGTGTCGGGCGGCCTCGTCACAGTGCTGATCTGGCTGCTCACCCGGAGCGGGCAGCGCCTGTTCAGTGACGGCCGCTCACCGGTCCCGTTGCCCGACTGGCCGGACGTCGGCCGACTGCTGCTGTTCACGGTGCCGACCATCACGTTGTTCGCCCTCACCGCACTCGTGCTCGGTCGGGTCGTCGCCGCCTCGGTGCGTCGCAGGAGCAGCCGATGACCGCCGCGCCGCAGGACGCGCCGACGACCGCCGCGCGGCCGGCCGGGGGTGTGGCCGTCACCTGCCACCGGCTCATCCACATCTACCCCAGCGCCGCCGGTGACGTCGTCGCGCTCTCGGGTGTGGACCTGCGGATCACGCCGGGCGAGATGTTGGCGCTGGTGGGGCCGTCCGGCTCGGGAAAGTCCACTCTGGTGGCGATCCTCGGCGGGCTCATGCAACCGTCCGCCGGGCGCGTGCACGTGGGCGACCACGAGCTGTCCCGGCTCTCGGCCAAGGGCCTGGCGGCCCTTCGCGGGGCCACTGTCGGCACGGTGCTCCAGGGCGCCGAACGCAACCTGCTGCCGTACGTGTCGCTGGCGCGCAACGTCTGGTTGGCGCAGCGACCCGCCGCGCGCATCGCCGGGCGCCGGCTCGATCCACCGGAGGCGGTCCTGGACCTCGTCGGCCTCGGCGGTGCCGGCGCGCGGCGGGTGGGCGACCTGACTCCCGGGCAGCGTCAGCGGGCCGCTCTGGCGCAGGGGCTCGCGGCCGGGCCCGGGCTGCTCCTGGTCGACGAGCCGACCAGCCAGCTCGACGCGTCCGGTCGGGACGAGGTGCTCGCGGCGCTGGCCACCGTCAACGCGGAGCGGGGCACCACGGTGATCGTGGTGACCCATGACGGCGAGGTGGGTGCCCGGTTGGGCCGCGCCGTCACGATCCGGGACGGCCGGGTCGGGGCCGAGGGGCGCGGCGGGCGGGACTTCGCCGTGGTGGCCGGCGACGGCACGATCCAGTTGCCGCCCGAGATGCTGGCCCGTTTCCCGGCCGGAACGCTCTTCGAGGTCGACCACGTCGACCGGGCGGTGACGCTGCGCGCCGTCGCCACCCCGTCGTCCGGCGACCGGGACGACGGGGTGGCGGGGGTCGGCGGCGAGGCCGATCACGCAGGCTGAATGGGCCTTCTCGGCTCAGTGGGTCGGGGTGCCCCGCGCCGTGAGCCGGCGGTCGGTGGTGGACACCTGCCACTCGACTGTCACGTCGGCGCCGGCCATGCCGCCCTGCCCGTCGGCGTTGAGCAACGTCGACGAACGGCGATGGGCGGGCGCGGAATCCCCCATGACGGAATGCCGTCCGCGCCAAGGCGGTCAGGTGTCCTGACCGCCCGACGAGGCCGCAGCGTCAGGTCAGCGGGGACGGTGACTCGGCGCCGGGGATCACCAGCTTCGGCGCGCCGGACCCGTCGGCCGGGACGCTCCACACGTCCGGCCGCCCGTCGTCCTGCCGCAGCGTGTAGGCCAGCGTGCCGCCGTCCAGCCAGGCGGCCTGGTCGTCGACGCTCGTCGTCTCGGCTGTCGCGGTGACCCGCATGGTCGCCAGGTCGAGGACCGAGAGCCGCCACCCCTTCGCGGGATCGGCGTCGACGGCCTCCTTGAACGCAAGCCGGGTGCCGTCCGGTGACAGCGACGGACACTCGACGTTCTCCTTCACCGTCTCGACGGTGCGGGCGGCGACGTCACCCCGGACGAGGTATCTCTTACCCCCGGTCGACATGGTCGCGTAGAAGCGGTTGTCGTCGGCGGTGAAGGTGACGCCCCAGTAGTTGACGTCCGGGTGGCGGTAGCCCCGACCGTCCTTCGTGATCGCGAACTCCTCCAGCGAGGCGACGGTCGCACCGCTGCTGGTGTCGAGGATTCCGGTGCGGGTGGAGAAGCCGCTGGAGGTGTAGGAGTCGCCGCCGACGAACGTCGTCCAGGAGACCATCCGTCCACTGGCCGAGACCCGGGCCCGGTTCGGCAGACCCGGCACGCTGATCGCCCGGGTCTCGCGCAACGCGGCGTCGAGCACGACCATCCGGTACGACCACGTGGTCTCCGGCTTGAGGCAGACACCGGTGCCGGCAGCGGCGTACACCCGCAGGCATTCCAGACCGGAGACGGTACGCGGTCCGGTCGGGTCGGCGGCGGCGACGGTGGAGACGTGCCGGTCGGTGATCGCCAGCAGGCGCGGACCGGGTGTCAGGGTGACCGCCTGATCGCCGGTGGCCGGAGGTGGCGTCGGGGTGGTCTCCGCCGCCGCCATGGCCACGTAACCGGCCGCCACACTGCCCAGCAGCACGGCCGAGGCGATCAACACGCCGAGTTTCGCCCGGGTCGACGTCGCGGTCATGGGAGCACCTTCCGGGTGTTCAGGCGGGACGGGGAGATCAGCAGGAGCAGCGTGAGGACCAGGACCCCGGCGACGGCTGCGGCCGCCCCGCGGATCGCGGTCTCCGGCCCGAAGGCCTGCCAGGCGAGACCGAACAACACCGAGGAGACGAGGTACGCCAGGGCCTGCCCGGTCTGCACGAGTGCGATCCCGGTGGTCCGCAGCCGGGCCGGCAGGACCGGTCCGGCGAGCGCGATGAGCACGCCGTCGGTGGCCGCGTAGAACGCGCCGTAGAGCGTCAGCGTCAGCACGATCAGCGGCCAACCGTCGACCGGCCCGGCCAGCAGCAGGTACGTCGCACCGAGAGCGACGTAGCCGCCGATCACCACGGGCAGTCGGCCGATCCGGTCGGCGAGGACACCGAGCGGGGCGGCGAGCAGCAGGTAGGCCAGGCTGGTGCCCACCGCGAGCAACGGGAACCAGCGCAGGCCGAGATCCTCCCGACGCTGCAACAACAGGTAGACGAACCCGTCGCCGACGGTGGCCAGCCCGAGCATCGCCGCGGCCAGCACGAGTCGACGGGCCGGTCCGCCACGGAACAGCCCGAGCGCCTCCCGGACGGAGACCTTCGGCTCGTCCCTGACCTCGCCCTTCACCTCGTCCGGTGGCCGCTCCCGGACGAACAGCACGAGGACGACCACCGCCAGGGCGGCGACGCAGAAGCTGGTGACGAACACCGCGTCGTACGACTGGCCGACGACCAGCAGGACCGCGAACGCGGCGAGCGGCCCGAGGAACGCTCCGAAGCTGTCCATCGCCCGGTGCACCCCGAACGCCCGACCCAACGCCTCCGGTGGGGTGGAGAGCGTGATCAGGGCGTCGCGCGGGGCGCTGCGGACCCCCTTGCCGAGCCGGTCGACGGCGATGACGGCGCCGATCGCCGGTATCGACCGGCCGGCGAGCAGGAGCCCGAGCTTCGCGACCGCCGAGAGGGTGTAGCCGACACCCGCGATCAGCTTGCGCCGCTGGAACCGGTCGGCGGCGTAGCCACCGACGACCCGCAGGAGCGCTGTCGCGCCGGTGTGGACGCCGTCGAGCACGCCGAACGCCACCGGGCTGAGTTGCAGGCCCAGCACCAGGTAGAGCGGGAGGACGGCGGCCACCATCTCCGCCGAGACGTCGGTGATCAGACTGACCGTGCCGAGCGCGACGACGTTGCCGCTGACCATCGCGAACCGTCGGCGTCGTGGCCCGGACTCCGAAGGGTCGGCGACCGGTCGGGAGACGGTCGACAGGTACACGAGCATCTCCTCAGGTCGGTAGCTGACGGTCAGCCATCGTGGCGACTGGGCGGAGAGGCGGCAAGGGTCCGTCGGGAACCGCTGGACGTGCGTCGGGTGAACATACGACAAACATCGAGATGTTTCACTGCCTGAGCGTACTGTTCATACGACCGTGGCCCTTCGGACCGTCGACTCTCCTACATTCCTTGCGCTCTTCCCACGATGTGAAGGAGTCCTGGATGGACATTCGATTCCCCCGTCCGCCGGTGACGCTGGGGGTGGTCACTGTGGTCCTCGCCGCGACCGCCGCCGTCGTCGTCACCGGCGCCGGCTCTGCCTCGGCGGCGAGCGTGACGTTCACGCCGGTCGCCGACACCTACGTCCAGAGCGACACGGCCTCCACCAACTACGGCACGTCCACGCAGATCGTGGTCGACAACTCCCCCGTACGGCGGTCGTTCCTGCGCTTCACAGTGAGCGGCGTCAGCGGCACGGTGACCAGCGCCAAGCTGCGCCTGCGCACGATCAGCGGCAACAGCGGCAGCGACGCCGGTGGCACGTTCCGCCGGATGTCCAACACGACCTGGTCGGAGACCGGCACCACCTGGAACAACCAGCCGGCCATCGACGGCGCCACGCTCGGCACGGTCGGCGCGGTCAGCGGCAACACCTGGTACGAGGTCGACGTCACGACTGCGGTGACCGGCAACGGCACGTACAGCTTCGGTGCGACCTCGGCCAGCGGTGACGGCGCGTACTACGACACCCGCGAGAGCGGCGCGGACGCCCCGCAACTGGTGGTCACCACCGGGACCACGACGCCTCCGTCCGGCGACCCGGTGTTCGTCGGCGCGGGTGACATCGCCGACTCCGGCTCCGGCGACAGCGCCACCGCCGCGTTGCTCGACAGCATCTCCGGCACGGTCTTCACCACCGGCGACAACGTCTACGACAGCGGCACCGCGTCGCAGTTCAGCACCTACTACGAGCCCACCTGGGGGCGGCACAAGAGCCGCACCCGCCCGTCGCCGGGCAACCACGACTACAACACGTCGGGCGCGACCGGCTACTACAACTACTTCGGTACGTCCGCCGGCCCGAGCGGCCGCGGCTACTACTCGTTCGACCTCGGCAACTGGCACATCGTGTCGCTGAACTCGAACATCAGCATGTCGGCGGGGTCGACGCAGGAGCAGTGGCTGCGTGCCGACCTGGCCGCCACCAGCAAGCCGTGCACGATGGCGTACTGGCACCACCCGCTGTTCACGTCCAGCTCCAACCACGCCCCGTCGACGTCGACGCGCCCGCTGTACCAGGCGCTCTACGACTACAACGCCGACGTCGTGGTGTGGGGGCACAACCACGTGTACGAGCGGTTCGCCCCGATGAACCCCTCCGGTGGCGCCGACAGCAGCAGGGGTCTGCGCAGCTTCGTCGCCGGCATGGGCGGCGCGAGCCACTACGGCTTCGGCACGATCCAGCCCAACAGCGAGGCGCGTAACAGCTCGGCGTGGGGCGTCCTGAAGTTCACCCTGCACTCCGGCAGCTACGACTGGCAGTTCGTGCCGGTGGCCGGGCAGACGTACAGCGACAGCGGCACCGGCACCTGCCACTGACCGCGCGATCCCGCTGCACCGCTCGCGGTGCAGCGGGGTCCCTCCCGCCCCTCGCTCCACGACCCACGCCCACCCTGGACGCCGCACCCCAGGCCGCCGATTCACGCGCACGCCCGGAACTCCCGGCTCCCGCTCCGTCCCCGGCCCGGCTTTCGCCCTGGCGCCGGCCCTCGCCCTGGTTCCTGGTCCTGGCCCCGGCCCCGGCCCCGGCCCCGGCCCCGGCCCCGGTCCCGGCCCACGATCTCGGGCCGGGCCCCGGTCCCGGTCCTGGTCCCGGCCCCGGTCCCGGCCCACGATCTCGGGCCGGGCCCCGGTCCCGGTCCTGGTCCTGGCCCCGGTCCCGGCCCTGGCCCCGGTCCTGGCCCCGGTCCTGACCCCGGTCCTGACCCCGGTCCTGGCCCCGGTCCTGGTCCTGGTCCTGGTCCTGGTCCTGGTCCTGGTCCTGGTCCTGGTCCTGGTCCTGGCCCTGGCCCCGGTCTTGGTCCTGGCCCACGATCTCGGGCCGGGCCCCGGTCCTGCAACCCCCGGGCCCGCGACCCCAGGATCCGTGACCGTGCGGCCCACGACGTGCCCTCGGGCCTCACGACCTCAAGCCCCTGCGCGGAAGTCCGGCGAGCGCCCCACACCCGGGTCGCGGTGGGCAGGGATGACTTCCGTGGCTCGCTGTAGACCTGCCCCAGATCTGGGGCGGCCGCAGTTCAACTGGCGGTTGCTCCGGAAAGGGACATACCAGGCATTCAATCGAAACGGCCCACTCGATCACGGTCATCCGTGCCACCCCCGGCGAGATCTTGGACAGTTTCCGTTCCGCGCGAACGGAAACTGTCCAAGATCTCGAAAAACGCGGCGACCGACGACGCCATTTGCCCGCCAAACGCCCGAACGGTGGGCCGGCCCGGCGACCGGCAGTGGGCCGGCCCGACAGCCGGGCAGTCGGCCACCCGGCGACCGCGCGGGTGGGCCACCCCGCCGCCCGCGCAATCGGCTACCCCAAGCGGCCGCACGACAGGCCAGCCCCGGAACACCGCACGATGGGTCGGCGCACGACAGCGACCAGGACCAATTGCCTAGATGTCACCCGCACCGCAGGTTCACCGGTCACACGCGCGACACCACGGCAAGGCCGGTCCCGGTCGAACCCTTTGCGAGGTCGCGGCCCATATATGGGGCAGCTATACAGGGCCGCACCCGAAGGGGTGGACCCGAGCCCGGCGAGCCAGTTCCGGCATCCCACGGCCAGCAGCCGGCCGCCCGCGACGCCCGCGGTCGAAACGGATCGGGCGACCGGCCTCGGCACCGCTGGAGGATCGGCACCGCACGGGACGGCACCCCGCCAAGCGACATGTGCCCCCACCCGCGGAGCGGGCAGGGGCACACGTGCGTACGGTCCAGGCGTCAGCGGGCGGTGCCGGCCCGACGCTTGTTGTAGACGTCGAAGGCGACCGCGACGAGCAGGACGAGGCCCTTCACCACCGACTGGGTCGACTGGTCGATGCCCATCAGCTGCATGCCGTTGCTCATCACCGCCATGATCAGACCGCCGACCATCGCGCCCACCACGGTGCCGACACCACCGGTGACCGCCGCGCCGCCGATGAAGGCCGCGGCGATCGCGTCCAGCTCGAACATGTTGCCGGCAGCGGGTTGGGCGCCGTTGGACCGCGAGGAGTAGATGACGCCGGCCACCGCGGCCAGGAAGCCCATGTTGACGAACATCCAGAAGTTGACGGTCCGGACCTTCACCCCGGACAGCGCCGCCGCCGACAGGTTGCCGCCGATCGCGTAGACCTGGCGACCGAAGACGGTACGCCGGGTGACCAGGCCGTAGACCAGCACGAGGACCGCGAGGATGATCAGCACGATCGGCAGACCGCGGGCGTGCGCCAGCTGCCAGGCGAAGTACATGATGACCGCGCCGACCAGCACGACCCGGGCCACGAACAGCGGGAACGACTCCACGTGCTGCTGGTAGCGGATGCGCGCCACGCGGGTGCGGAAACCGCTCACCGCGTAGCCGGCCACCGCGACGGCGCCGATCAGCAGGGTGAAGGCGTCGAAGCCGTTTCCGCCGAGCAGGCCGTTGAGGAAGCCCGCCGCGACCTTCTGGTATTCGGCCGGGAACGGCGACAGCGAGATGTTGTCGAGCACCCGCAGGGTGAGGCCCCGGAACAGCAGCATGCCCGCCAGGGTCACGATGAAGGCCGGAATGCCGGCGTACGCCACCCAGAAGCCGTGCCACGCGCCGACCGCGATGCCGACGGCGAGCGCCGCCAGAACGCCGATCCACCAGGGGTGACCCTGCTGGATCACCAGGACGGCGGAGACCGCTCCGGTCAGCGCGACGACCGATCCGACCGACAGGTCGATGTGGCCGCCGATGATCAGGATGACCATCCCGATCGCGAGCACCAGGATGTAGGAGTACTGGAGGACGATGTTGGTGATGTTGCCGGGGCTCAGCAGCACCCCGTCGGTCAGGATCGCGAAGAGCCCGACGATGACGACCAGTGCGACGTAGATCCCGCTCTGCCTCAGGTTGTTCAACACCAGCGCGCGTAGGTCGCTCGTCCCGCTGTGCAGGGCGGCGGCGGGCGCGCTGTCCGGGGGCGTCGGGCGCTCCGTCGAAGGGGTCTTGATGTCGGTCATCCGACGAGCTCCTTGTCCTTTGTCATCAGCTCCATGAGGCTCTCCTGAGTCGCCTCGGCCACCGGCATCTCACCGGTGATCCGGCCGGCGGCGAGGGTGTAGATGCGGTCGCACATCCCGAGCAGCTCCGGCAGCTCGGAGGAGATGACGATCACTGCTTTGCCGGCGGCCACCAGCCGGTTGATGATCGTGTAGATCTCGTACTTGGCCCCGACGTCGATCCCGCGGGTGGGTTCATCCAGGATCAGCACGTCCGGGTCGGTGAACAGCCACTTCGACAGCACGACCTTCTGCTGGTTGCCGCCGGAGAGCTTGCCGACCACCGCCATGACGCTGGGGGTCCGGATGTTCATCTCCTGCCGGCTCGTCTCGGCAACCTTGATCTCTTCGTTGCCGTTCACCCAGCCCAACCGGGACAGGCGGTCCAGCGCGGCGGCGGACACGTTGCGCCGTACGTCGTCGATGAGGTTGAGGCCGTAGTGCTTGCGGTCCTCGGTGACGTACGCGATGCCGTTGTCGATGGCCTCGGCGACGGTACGCGCCTGGACCTCTTTCCCGCGTACGAACAGTCGGCCGCTGATGTCGCGCCCGTACGACCGACCGAACACGCTCATCGCCAGCTCGGTGCGGCCGGCGCCCATCAGACCCGCGATGCCGACGACCTCACCGGCGCGCACGGACAGGCTGACGCCCTCGACGACCATCCGGTCCTGGACCGGGTGCCGCGCCGTCCAGTCCTCGATGCGGAGGACCTCCTCGCCGGGGGACGACTCGCGGTCGGGGTAGAAGCTGTCCAGGTCACGTCCGACCATGCCCCGGATGATCCGCTGCTGGGTCACGTCGCCGGACGTCATGTCGAGGGTCTCGACAGTGCGTCCGTCCCGGATGACGGTCGTCGCGTCGGCGATGGCCATGATCTCGTTGAGCTTGTGCGAGATCATGATGCAGGTGATGCCCTGGTCACGCAGTGCCCGCAGCAGGTCGAGCAGGTGCGCGGAGTCGATGTCGTTGAGCGCGGCGGTCGGCTCGTCGAGGATGAGCAGTTTCACCTGCTTCGACAGCGCCTTGGCGATCTCCACCAGCTGCTGTTTGCCGACGCCGAGCTGGATGACCGGGGTGACGGGGTTCTCGTGCAACCCGACGGACGCCAGCAGCTTCGCCGCCTCGGCGTTGGCCAGGTTCCAGTCGATGAGCCCGCTGCGGCCACGCCGCTCGTTGCCGAGGAAGATGTTCTCCGCGATCGACAGGTACGGCACCAGGGCGAGTTCCTGGTGGATGATGACGATGCCGTTGGCCTCGCTGTCGCGAATGCCCCGGAACTGCATCGGCTTGCCGTCGAAGAGGATCTCACCGTCGTACGAGCCGGACGGGTGGACGCCGGACAGCACCTTCATCAGGGTTGACTTGCCGGCGCCGTTCTCCCCGCAGATGGCGTGGATCTCCCCGCGACGGACGGCGAGGGTGACGTCCTCCAGCGCGGTCACGCCGGGGAAGGTCTTCGTGATGCGGCGCATCTCAAGGATGGTGTCGTCCATGGTCACTGTCCTCTGTCAGGTCGGACGCGGTACGCCACGGCGTCGGGCCCGGCGGAGACCGCCGGGCCCGACGAGTGGCTTTACTTCTTGGCCTGGCCGGCGGCGACCTCTTCCGCCGTCCAGTAGCCCGAGTCGATCAGCGTGGCCTTGATGTCGTCCTTGTAGACCGTGGCGATCGGCAGCAGGTACGACGGGACGACCTTGACGCCGTTGTTGTACGTCTGGGTGTCGTTGGCCTGCGGCTGCTTCTTCTGCAGGAACGCCTCGGACGCGTTGACGGCCTGCTCGGCGAGCAGTCGGGTGTCCTTGAAGACGGTGGAGTTCTGCACGCCGTCGTTGATCAGCTTGATCGAGGCGATCTCCGCGTCCTGGCCGGTGACGACCGGGAGCTTCTTCGCGCCGGTGCCGTAGCCGGCGTTCTGCAGGGCGGTGATGATGCCCCGGGAGATGCCGTCGTACGGGGACAGCACGCCGTCGACCTTCGCGCCGTCGTTGTAGCTGGAGGTCAGCAGGTTCTCCATCCGCTTCTGTGCGGTCTCCTGCTGCCACCGCAGGGTGGCGATCTGCTCGGGCGTGGTCTGCTTGGACTTGACGACGAGCGTGCCGTCCTCGATGAACGGCTTCAGCGTGTCCATCGCACCGCCGTAGAAGTACTGGGTGTTGTTGTCGTCCAGCGAACCGGCGAAGAGCTCGACGTTCAGCGGGCCCTTGGCGGTGCCCTTCGAGCCGTCCTTGTTCAGCAGGCCCAGACCGACGAGCAGGGCGGTGCCCTGGGCGACGCCGACCTTGTAGTTGTCGAAGCTGACGTAGAAATCGACGTCCTTGCTGCCGCGGATCAGCCGGTCGTAGGAGATGACCGGGATCTTCGCGGCCGCGGCGGCCTGCAGCTGGCTGTTGAGCGCCGTGCCGTCGATCGCCGCGATCACCAGGACGTCCGCACCCTGGGTGATCATCTGGTCGACCTGCTGCGACTGCGTGGGGATGTCGTCGCCGGCGTACTGGAGGTCGACCTTGTAGCCCTTGGCCTCAAGCTTGGACTTCACCGCGTTGCCGTCGGCGATCCACCGCTCCGAGGTCTGGGTCGGCATCGACACGCCGATGGTCAGGTCGCTGGGCTTCTCGCCGCTCTTGTCGCCGCCGCTGCCCGCTCCCTCGCCACTGCACGCCGCAAGGCTCAGCGCCAGCGCCGCGCTGCCGAGAGCAACCAGGAATTTCCTGCGCACGGGGTTCTCCTCTCTGGACTCCCCCGCCGACTGCCGGGGCAACTGTCATCTTTCGGGTAGTGTTAGCGCTCACATAGGTTGCGTCAACACCTGCTCCGAAATACCGGTGTCACGGTCTCGTAACGGAGCATCCAGGCGAGCGTAGCCATGCGGTCAATCGACCAGGAGTGAGGGTGCGGCGACTCTCCGGGTCGGTCCGACGCTCCACACGCCGATGCCCGCGGACGACGTTAGTCGTCCGCGGGCACCGACAGAAGCGGCGGTTCAGAGAACTACCGCTGTGACCACCGCTGGTTGGCCGCCGCGGTGCAGTTCCACAGGATCACCGTGGTGCCGTTGGCCGTGCCGTTGTTGTTGACGTCCAGGCAGAGCCCGGTCTGAACGTTGCTGATCGTCCCGTTGGCGTTGACGTTCCACTGCTGGTTGGTCCCGCCGTTGCAGTCCCAGATCTGCACCTTGGAGCCGGCCGCCGCGTTCGACGGCGCGTCCAGGCACTTGCCGAGGGACTGGAGGGTCTGACCGTTACGCGTCCAGCGCTGGTTGGCCTGGCCGTTGCAGTCCCAGATGACCGGCTGGGTGCCGTTGGCGGTGTTGCTGTTCGGCACGTCCAGGCAGCGGTTGGAGGCGGCGCTGGCGTACGCGCTCGACGTGGTCGGCGGCGGGGTCGTCGGCGGGGTCGTCCCGCCACCGCTGACCCGGTACACCACGGTGCCGTGCGCGGGGACGCTGGCGCTGATCGTGCCGCTGCTGGAGCTGGTGCCGTTGGTCCACGCGTCCACCAGGGTGAACGACGAGCCGGACTTGCCGATGGCCGCGGCCGTGGTGGAGATCGTCGTCGTCGAGCCGCCCTGGTTGAACAGGGCGACGGCGACGTCACCGTTGGCGAGGCGCTTGGCCAGCACCCGACGCGTGCCGTCGAAGGACACCTGCACGCCCTGCAACCCGAGCGAGTCCTGGTTGATCGCGATCAGGTTGGCGTTCTTGAGGATGGTCTGCGTCGCGGCGTTCATGTTCCGCACGTCGTTGCCGGCGATCAGCGGCGACGCCATGATCGCCCACATCGCGAAGTGGCTGCGCATCTCCGTGTCGTTCATGCCGCCGCGGCCGATCTCCATCATGTCCGGGTCGTTGAACCCACCCGGGCGTGCGTAGGAGGCCAGCGGAACGGTCACGTTGATGATGTTCTGGATGCCCATCGGGTAGCCGTTGGTCTGTCCGGTGTCCCACGCGTTGGTGATGTCCTCGGTGGTGCGCCACATGTTGGCCACGTCGCCCCAGTTGCGCTGCGGGCCGGTCTTGGCGTGGATGCTGTTCGGGTTGATGCTGTAGACGATCGGCCGCCCGGCGGCGGCCAGCGCGTCCCGCATCTTGGCGAAGGTGGCGACCTGGTCGTTGATGCTGCCCTCGGGCGAGCACCAGTCGTACTTCAGGAAGTCGACCCCCCAGGCGGCGAACTGGCGGGCGTCCTGCACCTCGTGACCCCGGCTGCCGGTGGCGCCGGGGTAGGCGCCGAAGTACTGCGCGCAGGTCTTGTCGACGGGCACCTGGTAAAGGCCGAACTTCAGACCCCGGGCGTGCAGGTAGTCGCCGAGCGCCTTCATTCCGCTGGGGAAACGGGTCGGGTCGCCCTGGATGTTGCCGGAGGCGTCCCGGTTCGGGTTGAACCAGCAGTCGTCGACAACGACGTACTCGTAGCCCAGGTCGCGCATCCCGCTGCTGACGATCGCGTCCGCCGTGCTACGGATCAACGCCTCGTTGATGTTGCAGCCGAACTGGTTCCACGAATTCCAACCCATTGGCGGAGTACGCGCCACGCCGTTGTCGAGCGCCTGCGCCGCGGGGGCGCGGAGGCCGACCAGGGCGCCGGCCACGAGCAGGCCGGCTGCCAGTGCGCTCCCCCAGCGTCGACCTCGAGTGATGCGGTTCATCGAGCCTCCTTGTCGGTGGCGCCCGCCCCTGACTACGATCTCCGGTCGATGGGCCGATAGCTGGACGCCAATTGTTGTTAGCGTTAACAGAGACGACCATCATGTTACGGTCACATTTCACGAGGTTCAATACCTGGACCGCAACGCATTGCCACTCATCGATACTCAAGATCACGTAGCGATTGAGTGCGGTCTTATCGTCCGGAGCGACGCGAACCCAGCCGTCAGCGACGGGGTGGGGCGACGCTCTCCCGGGCGACCAGGGTCGGGGCGACCGTCTGCCGCAACGCGCCACCGGTGCCCGACTCGATCTGGGTCAGCAACATCTGCAGACTCGCCCGCGCGACCGCGTCGAAGTCCGGACGGACGGTGGTCAGCGGCGGGA
Coding sequences within:
- the mmsB gene encoding multiple monosaccharide ABC transporter permease, producing the protein MTDIKTPSTERPTPPDSAPAAALHSGTSDLRALVLNNLRQSGIYVALVVIVGLFAILTDGVLLSPGNITNIVLQYSYILVLAIGMVILIIGGHIDLSVGSVVALTGAVSAVLVIQQGHPWWIGVLAALAVGIAVGAWHGFWVAYAGIPAFIVTLAGMLLFRGLTLRVLDNISLSPFPAEYQKVAAGFLNGLLGGNGFDAFTLLIGAVAVAGYAVSGFRTRVARIRYQQHVESFPLFVARVVLVGAVIMYFAWQLAHARGLPIVLIILAVLVLVYGLVTRRTVFGRQVYAIGGNLSAAALSGVKVRTVNFWMFVNMGFLAAVAGVIYSSRSNGAQPAAGNMFELDAIAAAFIGGAAVTGGVGTVVGAMVGGLIMAVMSNGMQLMGIDQSTQSVVKGLVLLVAVAFDVYNKRRAGTAR
- a CDS encoding MFS transporter, whose protein sequence is MYLSTVSRPVADPSESGPRRRRFAMVSGNVVALGTVSLITDVSAEMVAAVLPLYLVLGLQLSPVAFGVLDGVHTGATALLRVVGGYAADRFQRRKLIAGVGYTLSAVAKLGLLLAGRSIPAIGAVIAVDRLGKGVRSAPRDALITLSTPPEALGRAFGVHRAMDSFGAFLGPLAAFAVLLVVGQSYDAVFVTSFCVAALAVVVLVLFVRERPPDEVKGEVRDEPKVSVREALGLFRGGPARRLVLAAAMLGLATVGDGFVYLLLQRREDLGLRWFPLLAVGTSLAYLLLAAPLGVLADRIGRLPVVIGGYVALGATYLLLAGPVDGWPLIVLTLTLYGAFYAATDGVLIALAGPVLPARLRTTGIALVQTGQALAYLVSSVLFGLAWQAFGPETAIRGAAAAVAGVLVLTLLLLISPSRLNTRKVLP
- a CDS encoding TolB family protein translates to MTATSTRAKLGVLIASAVLLGSVAAGYVAMAAAETTPTPPPATGDQAVTLTPGPRLLAITDRHVSTVAAADPTGPRTVSGLECLRVYAAAGTGVCLKPETTWSYRMVVLDAALRETRAISVPGLPNRARVSASGRMVSWTTFVGGDSYTSSGFSTRTGILDTSSGATVASLEEFAITKDGRGYRHPDVNYWGVTFTADDNRFYATMSTGGKRYLVRGDVAARTVETVKENVECPSLSPDGTRLAFKEAVDADPAKGWRLSVLDLATMRVTATAETTSVDDQAAWLDGGTLAYTLRQDDGRPDVWSVPADGSGAPKLVIPGAESPSPLT
- a CDS encoding CBM96 family carbohydrate-binding protein; the protein is MDIRFPRPPVTLGVVTVVLAATAAVVVTGAGSASAASVTFTPVADTYVQSDTASTNYGTSTQIVVDNSPVRRSFLRFTVSGVSGTVTSAKLRLRTISGNSGSDAGGTFRRMSNTTWSETGTTWNNQPAIDGATLGTVGAVSGNTWYEVDVTTAVTGNGTYSFGATSASGDGAYYDTRESGADAPQLVVTTGTTTPPSGDPVFVGAGDIADSGSGDSATAALLDSISGTVFTTGDNVYDSGTASQFSTYYEPTWGRHKSRTRPSPGNHDYNTSGATGYYNYFGTSAGPSGRGYYSFDLGNWHIVSLNSNISMSAGSTQEQWLRADLAATSKPCTMAYWHHPLFTSSSNHAPSTSTRPLYQALYDYNADVVVWGHNHVYERFAPMNPSGGADSSRGLRSFVAGMGGASHYGFGTIQPNSEARNSSAWGVLKFTLHSGSYDWQFVPVAGQTYSDSGTGTCH
- a CDS encoding ABC transporter ATP-binding protein, whose protein sequence is MTAAPQDAPTTAARPAGGVAVTCHRLIHIYPSAAGDVVALSGVDLRITPGEMLALVGPSGSGKSTLVAILGGLMQPSAGRVHVGDHELSRLSAKGLAALRGATVGTVLQGAERNLLPYVSLARNVWLAQRPAARIAGRRLDPPEAVLDLVGLGGAGARRVGDLTPGQRQRAALAQGLAAGPGLLLVDEPTSQLDASGRDEVLAALATVNAERGTTVIVVTHDGEVGARLGRAVTIRDGRVGAEGRGGRDFAVVAGDGTIQLPPEMLARFPAGTLFEVDHVDRAVTLRAVATPSSGDRDDGVAGVGGEADHAG